The Rhizobium rosettiformans genomic sequence GGTCACGACCACCGTCGGCCTCGGCCAGGGCTGGCTGACCGACAAGGTGCAGGAATTCCTGCAGCTCTACCCAGACATGTCGATCCAGTTGCTCCTCGACAACGAGGAACTGGACGTCAACATGCGCCATGCCGACTGCGCCATTCGGCTTCGCCAGCCACAGCAGTCGGACCTCATCCAGCGCAAGCTGTTCACGGTGCATATGCACGTCTATGCGGCACCGTCCTACATCAACCGCTACGGCGAGCCGCAGTCGATTGAGGATCTCGACAACCACCGGATTATCACCTTCGGCGAACCGGCACCGAATTACCTGTTGGACGTCAACTGGCTGGAAGTCGCCGGCCGTTCCTCCGACAATCCGCGCATGCCGCATCTGCAGATCAACAGCCTGACCTCGATCAAGCGTGCCTGCCTGCTCGGCATAGGCATCGCCATGCTTCCGGATTACATCGTCGGCCGCGATCCCGGTCTGCTGCAGCTGGTCACCAGTGCCGACGTGCCCTCCTTCGACACCTATTTCTGCTATCCCGACGAAATCAAGAACGCCGCAAAGCTCAAGGCTTTCAGGGATTTCATCGTCGCCAAGGCCCGCAACTGGAACTTCTAAGGCAGCCGTTCGGCTGGCTTTTTAGTAGGTTGTGCACACAGACTTGCGCATCATGCATGCCTGACATGCATAAAAAAGCATTGTTCACTGCACAAAAAACCACCATATCGCACACAGCTGATGCACATGGTGGCTTTTTCCTCCCAGTTCCACCGCAGCAGCTGTTCCCCTCTGGAGGTTTTTGACCTTCACAATTCAAAGGGCCCTGGTTTTTCCGGTGGCCCTCTTTTTTTGTTATTTTGTTGGAACAATAGATCCCTCGAACCGTTTCAGCGTCTGGCGGAACTGACGCCGGACACTCTCAGTGCCCGACACCAGAGATCGCTCCGCCGCAGACTGGAATTGTTGACGATTTGGAGGGGACATGTTCCTGGAGGACGTGATGAAGGCGCTGGCTCACCCGGCGCGCATGGAAATGCTGATTTGGCTGAAAGATCCCAAAGAGTATTTCGGGGTTCCGAAAGAGGACGCGACCGACGGCATAAGCGCCGGTCAGTTCGAGCGGTCAGGCCTTTCTCAATCCGCAGTTTCAGCCCATCTGGCAACACTTCAGCGAGCGGGCCTCATCAGTTCCAAGCGTGTCGGTCAGCGGGTTCTCTATCGCCGCAATGAAGATGCCATCGCGGAGTTCGTCAAGACCTTGAATGGAACACTCTGAGGCACCACATCGGGATCCCCAATGAACCTTCCCATCATTGGAAACTCCCGAGAGGTTTCATGTCCAAGCTTTTTGAACCGACATCCGTCGGCACCATCCCCGTTTCGAACCGCATCGCTATGGCGCCGCTGACCCGCAACCGGTCGCCGGGCGCAGTGCCGAACGATCTCAACGTCGAGTACTACCGCCAGCGTGCGACTGCCGGCCTGATCATCAGCGAAGGCACGGCGATCACCCACCAGGCGCAGGGCTATGCCGACGTTCCCGGTCTCTACAAGTCCGAAGCCATCGAAGGTTGGAAGAAGGTCACCGACGCCGTGCATGCAGCCGGCGGCAAGATCGTCACGCAGCTCTGGCATGTCGGCCGGATCTCGCACACCAGCCTGCAGCCCGAGGGCGGCGCCCCGGTCGCCCCCTCCGCCATCGCGGCACAGTCCAAGACCTATATCCTCAATCCCGATGGCTCCGGCGCTTTCGTCGAGACGTCCGAGCCGCGTGCTCTGGAAACGGCTGAACTGGCCGGCATCGTCGAGGACTACCGCAAGGCGGCGCGCGCTGCCATTGAAGGCGGCTTCGATGGCGTGGAAATCCACGCTGCCAACGGCTATCTGCTCGAGCAGTTCATGCGCTCGAACAGCAACCAGCGCACAGATCAATACGGCGGCTCGATCGAGAACCGCATCCGCCTGACGCTGGAAGTCGTCGAGGCCGTGACCAAGGAAATCGGCGCCGAAAAGACCGGCATCCGCATCTCCCCGACCACCCCGGCAAACGATGTCTCCGACCCCGATCCGAAGGCCGTCTACACGGCACTCGTCGAGGCGCTGGCAAAATTCAATCTCGCCTTCGTGCATGTGATTGAAGGCGCGACCGGTGGTCCGCGCGACGTCCTGCCCTTCGACTGGAAGGCACTGAAGTCCGCCTATCGCGACGCTGGCGGCAAGGGTGCCTGGATCGCCAACAACGGCTATGACCGCGCGTCTGCGATCGAAGCCGTCGAGAGCGGCTATGCCGACCTCGTCGCCTTCGGCCGCCCTTTCATCGCCAATCCCGATCTCGTCCGCCGTCTGAAGGAAGATGCAGCCCTCAACCCGCTGGATCAGGCCACGCTCTACGGCGGCGGCGCGGAAGGCTACACGACGTATCCGGCCCTTGCCTGACACGAAAAGGGGGCGTCCGGATATACCGGCCGCCCCTCACTGCCTGGAGCATCATCAGCGCCTCGACCAGTGAGCTTTGTGGCTGCGCGATGCTTTGAAAGGCGCCATCGGCGCCGGGCCCAAGACGTGAACGAACGATCTCAAGCGGCTGAAATGGCTCAGGCGATGATCCCGTGCTTCAGGCTCGCGGTTGCTGTTGCTCGACGAAGGTGTCGACGATCTCCACCTCGGGACGGTCGCCGCCATCGCTGTATTCCTCGCGCCATCGTCCCGTCTCGTCCTGATAGCTGATCGTGACCGGCTCGTCGCCGACCTGTTGCTCCAGCATGACGATGCGTGCGGCTTCGAGGGCCTGGTCATGGGTCGGGAACGCCTCCGAATAGGCGCCACCGAGCCGATAGGCCCAACCGCCATCATGAGGAACG encodes the following:
- a CDS encoding LysR family transcriptional regulator VtlR, with amino-acid sequence MPLDWDKLRIFHAAAEAGSFTHAADKLHLSQSAISRQVSSLEQDIGVKLFHRHARGLILTEQGELLYRTAHDVLLKLQTVKMQLTETTEKPSGKLRVTTTVGLGQGWLTDKVQEFLQLYPDMSIQLLLDNEELDVNMRHADCAIRLRQPQQSDLIQRKLFTVHMHVYAAPSYINRYGEPQSIEDLDNHRIITFGEPAPNYLLDVNWLEVAGRSSDNPRMPHLQINSLTSIKRACLLGIGIAMLPDYIVGRDPGLLQLVTSADVPSFDTYFCYPDEIKNAAKLKAFRDFIVAKARNWNF
- a CDS encoding ArsR/SmtB family transcription factor translates to MFLEDVMKALAHPARMEMLIWLKDPKEYFGVPKEDATDGISAGQFERSGLSQSAVSAHLATLQRAGLISSKRVGQRVLYRRNEDAIAEFVKTLNGTL
- a CDS encoding alkene reductase, which translates into the protein MSKLFEPTSVGTIPVSNRIAMAPLTRNRSPGAVPNDLNVEYYRQRATAGLIISEGTAITHQAQGYADVPGLYKSEAIEGWKKVTDAVHAAGGKIVTQLWHVGRISHTSLQPEGGAPVAPSAIAAQSKTYILNPDGSGAFVETSEPRALETAELAGIVEDYRKAARAAIEGGFDGVEIHAANGYLLEQFMRSNSNQRTDQYGGSIENRIRLTLEVVEAVTKEIGAEKTGIRISPTTPANDVSDPDPKAVYTALVEALAKFNLAFVHVIEGATGGPRDVLPFDWKALKSAYRDAGGKGAWIANNGYDRASAIEAVESGYADLVAFGRPFIANPDLVRRLKEDAALNPLDQATLYGGGAEGYTTYPALA
- a CDS encoding DUF2188 domain-containing protein, with protein sequence MVKIIYEIVPHDGGWAYRLGGAYSEAFPTHDQALEAARIVMLEQQVGDEPVTISYQDETGRWREEYSDGGDRPEVEIVDTFVEQQQPRA